AACGGTCAGATAAACTATGTTCGTTTTGTTTGCCGATCTGGTGATACGATCGACCCTTGCCGTGCAGAGCACTTCGCCGTTTCTTCCGATTGCGTAAACCGTCTGGCCTCTCTCTGGAACGGGGAGAAATTCGTAGGGGATTCCCACCAGAGCCATTCCATCCTCCCTCTCCTGATACATGAATATGGCAAGACCCGGGCACTTGGTAGCGCAGACACCACAGCCCGTACATCTCGAATAATCTATCACAGGCACATCGTTTATATTCGCTCCGATCTTTATCGCTCCGACCGGGCAACTCGTTTCGCAGGGGTTGCACGGTATAGCTTCGAAGCATTCGATTATCGGTCTCAACTTTCCCCTGAACTCTTCGGGTCTGTTCACTTCGCCCTCTACATACCTGGCCGCTCGTGTCGCCAGGTTCATCTTTTCAAGGCCGGAACGTATTTTAGAAGATGTCGGCCCGCACCGGAACCTATTCAGAGTCTCTTTGAGATCTGTCAGACGTGTTTCGTCACACTCTCCCTTTATGTCTTTCACTATGTTCAGACCGGCGATCCTGCCTTCTATCATCGCGGTCGTCGCTTCCTCAATACCCGAAACGTCTCCGGCCACGAAGACTCTATCTATCGTCGTTCTCATATCCCCGTCATGTAGAGGAACGTAACCTCCGAGTTCGGGTATGTATTTCAGCTGTCCTCCTGCCTGAGCTACCAGCTCGGCCGATGGCGTGAGTCCCACGGCGATACAGATGGTGTCGATCACCAATTCTCTCTCCGTTCCCGGTACAGGTTTCCAACGGTCGTCCAGGGCCGTTATCAGCGCGCCTTTCACCGACTCCTCGCCGATCGCCTTGAGGATGGTATGGTTCAGGAGAACGGGAATGCCCAGTCGTTTTACTTTGTCCGCGTGCACACGGTAACCACCTATTCGACTGGAAGCCTCCAGTATCGCTTTGACTTCGACTCCGGCCTGGGCCAACTGGTAAGAAACGATCAATCCGATATTTCCAGAGCCGATCATGAGCACACTCTTTCCGGGAAGGATTCCGAACTGATTCATCAGGGTCTGGACGGCACCCGCCCCGTAAACTCCGGGAAGATCGTTGTTGTCGAACTGCAGAAATCTCTCC
This portion of the Mesotoga infera genome encodes:
- a CDS encoding FAD-dependent oxidoreductase — translated: MSNPDLLVLGGGPAGLCGAIEAAREGLRVLVVDEGISPGGQLVKQTHKFFGSENFYASTRGMEIAVKLLKELSLYSRATIASESSVLAIYPDGVPVLDRRSDSTTLYNPARLLVATGASERFLQFDNNDLPGVYGAGAVQTLMNQFGILPGKSVLMIGSGNIGLIVSYQLAQAGVEVKAILEASSRIGGYRVHADKVKRLGIPVLLNHTILKAIGEESVKGALITALDDRWKPVPGTERELVIDTICIAVGLTPSAELVAQAGGQLKYIPELGGYVPLHDGDMRTTIDRVFVAGDVSGIEEATTAMIEGRIAGLNIVKDIKGECDETRLTDLKETLNRFRCGPTSSKIRSGLEKMNLATRAARYVEGEVNRPEEFRGKLRPIIECFEAIPCNPCETSCPVGAIKIGANINDVPVIDYSRCTGCGVCATKCPGLAIFMYQEREDGMALVGIPYEFLPVPERGQTVYAIGRNGEVLCTARVDRITRSANKTNIVYLTVPEELGRDVRHIHVTNREESSLVCRCEEITVEQVKKAIREGYVDFEELRRYLRVSMGPCGGRTCRLNTLMILSGETGLPVEKLSPGTLRPPVIPVSFGAIERNVKVNEDEK